From Gouania willdenowi chromosome 18, fGouWil2.1, whole genome shotgun sequence, one genomic window encodes:
- the cskmt gene encoding LOW QUALITY PROTEIN: citrate synthase-lysine N-methyltransferase CSKMT, mitochondrial (The sequence of the model RefSeq protein was modified relative to this genomic sequence to represent the inferred CDS: inserted 2 bases in 2 codons; substituted 1 base at 1 genomic stop codon), whose amino-acid sequence MDKKSHVGSIYTETISKNPNFKNFEWFFXFHCVRDLIMPHLHTSICPDAVLQVLDMGCGTSALGPSIYRHSPLAISVTCADISPVAVRLMQEEXSCKPQNPSSQLQFVEMDXTLLEKHFRPSSVDVILDKGTMDALLRSKEGRGKAGLLLSQCLKVLRCSGSLLQFSDEDPDASILWLETAAQHVEIVGVDVGVQEEVEKLRGVTYYCYQVTPCLIG is encoded by the exons ATGGACAAAAAAAGCCATGTGGGATCGATTTACACCGAAACCATCAGCAAGAATCCCAACTTCAAGAACTTTGAGTGGTTTT GTTTCCATTGTGTGCGAGACCTTATCATGCCCCACTTGCATACCTCAATCTGTCCAGATGCTGTGCTGCAGGTGTTAGATATGGGTTGTGGTACATCTGCCTTAGGCCCCTCTATTTACAGACACTCTCCCCTCGCTATCAGTGTCACTTGTGCTGACATTTCCCCCGTAGCTGTACGACTAATGCAGGAAG ATTCATGCAAACCCCAGAATCCCTCCTctcagctgcagtttgtagagaTGGACTGAACGCTACTAGAAAAGCACTTCAGGCCCAGTAGTGTTGATGTTATCTTGGATAAGGGGACCATGGATGCCTTGCTCAGGTCTAAGGAAGGAAGGGGAAAGGCTGGACTGCTGCTTAGTCAGTGTTTGAAGGTTCTGCGATGCTCTGGATCCCTGCTGCAGTTCTCTGATGAAGATCCAGATGCCAGCATCCTGTGGCTGGAGACGGCTGCACAACACGTGGAGATCGTTGGGGTAGATGTTGGAGTGCAAGAAGAAGTAGAGAAGCTGAGAGGGGTCACCTACTACTGCTATCAAGTAACTCCTTGTCTGATTGGATAG
- the epdl1 gene encoding ependymin-like 1 produces the protein MRVLLVLTCLLAACLALRPKPCKSPPLLTGKLTVSTQNEELWMYAKFLYDALGERIRFYEVGKYMNTSYTKDYLLIYNKSTIYDINKDAKTCTKLPLKDKFLPLGVPKNASLLGQAILGSSSGPGQGLLVNTWTGELPEKGGQYQMTLTARGCIPVSFILKTDRFGWMLTSYFDNVIGIPDPEQLIPPCFCKDAEMKNVKPLDFFSLFHQKH, from the exons ATGAGAGTTCTGCTTGTGTTAACCTGCTTACTGGCTGCATGTCTGGCTCTCAGGCCTAAACCTTGTA AAAGTCCTCCTCTTCTGACCGGAAAGCTCACTGTG TCCACACAGAATGAAGAACTGTGGATGTATGCCAAATTCTTATATGATGCACTGGGAGAGAGGATCAGGTTTTATGAGGTTGGGAAGTATATGAACACGTCGTACACCAAGGACTACTTGCTGATTTACAATAAG AGCACCATTTATGACATCAACAAAGACGCCAAAACCTGTACGAAACTACCACTAAAGGACAAGTTCCTACCTCTGGGAGTTCCAAAGAATGCTTCGCTACTGGGCCAAGCTATCTTGGGCAGCTCCTCTGGGCCTGGTCAGGGGCTTCTGGTTAACACCTGGACTGGAGAATTACCAGAAAAAGGag GACAGTACCAAATGACATTGACTGCGCGTGGCTGCATTCCTGTTAGCTTTATCCTCAAAACCGATCGATTTGGATGGATGTTGACAAG CTACTTTGACAATGTCATTGGAATTCCTGACCCGGAGCAGCTCATTCCTCCATGCTTCTGTAAGGACGCGGAGATGAAAAATGTCAAGCCATTGGACTTTTTCAGCCTCTtccaccaaaaacattaa